A stretch of Leisingera sp. S132 DNA encodes these proteins:
- the msrA gene encoding peptide-methionine (S)-S-oxide reductase MsrA, with protein sequence MRVLEKLKPFVLTSLIAVGLVAHGNPVQAQSSAVLTVAGGCFWCVESDFESVPGVIEAVSGYTGGTTQDPTYKDVTGGGTGHFEAVQITFDPTKVSRKRLLELFFRSVDPTDSGGQFCDRGDSYRTAIFVSNSEENALAREVTAEAQHALGQKIVTPILAAQTFYKAEDYHQDYYKGQSLVFTRFGPKRQAEAYKRYRQACGRDARVAKLWGSAASFAKGH encoded by the coding sequence ATGCGGGTTCTGGAGAAACTGAAACCTTTCGTACTGACCAGCCTGATCGCTGTTGGCCTCGTTGCACATGGCAATCCGGTGCAAGCGCAGTCTTCTGCGGTTCTGACTGTTGCCGGCGGCTGTTTCTGGTGCGTCGAAAGCGATTTCGAAAGTGTGCCAGGCGTCATCGAAGCCGTTTCAGGCTACACCGGGGGAACGACACAGGATCCCACTTATAAGGACGTTACCGGCGGCGGAACGGGACATTTTGAGGCCGTTCAAATTACATTCGACCCCACCAAAGTCTCCCGCAAACGGCTGCTGGAATTATTTTTCCGATCGGTTGATCCGACCGACTCAGGTGGCCAGTTTTGTGACCGCGGGGACAGCTACCGCACCGCGATTTTTGTCTCTAACTCGGAAGAAAATGCACTGGCGAGAGAGGTAACGGCCGAGGCACAGCACGCCTTGGGGCAGAAAATCGTCACCCCAATTCTGGCAGCCCAAACATTTTACAAAGCGGAAGATTACCACCAGGACTATTACAAGGGTCAAAGCCTGGTGTTTACGCGGTTTGGCCCCAAACGGCAGGCAGAAGCTTACAAGCGCTACCGCCAAGCGTGCGGGCGGGACGCCAGGGTGGCAAAGCTTTGGGGCAGCGCAGCCTCCTTTGCAAAGGGACACTGA